A window of Coregonus clupeaformis isolate EN_2021a chromosome 28, ASM2061545v1, whole genome shotgun sequence contains these coding sequences:
- the LOC121543818 gene encoding carcinoembryonic antigen-related cell adhesion molecule 5 has protein sequence MTSPEYRLTVNYGPERPVITSPDIAMTGHSVTFNCSASSQPLSQFSWFFNGSQVATCSVYKTSPLTLASLGEYTCVAFNNITGRNSTVSKMLTVIDPVTMATVKVIGAQPIADYMFTLTCETAGSIYSIHWIRNGWPLYADNRTDFSMNNNTLTFNSVQHSDNGDYQCSAYNPLSNMTSPDYRLTVNYGPEMPIITGPALGETGHSVIFNCSASSQPLSQFSWFFNGSQLATGSVYKIGSLTLASHGEYTCVAFNNITGRNSTVSKMLTVVAPVTMSIVKVIGAQPILNEKFSLTCETAGTVYSIHWMRNGWPLYADNRTDFSMNNNTLTFNSVQHSDNGDYQCSAYNPLSNMTSPEYRLTVNYGPERPVIMSPDIAMTGHSVTFNCSASSQPLSQFSWFFNGSQVATGSVYKTSPLTLASLGEYTCVAFNNITGRNSTVSKMLTVIDPITMATVKVIGAQPIADYMFTLTCETAGSIYSIHWMRNGWPLYADNRTDFSMNNNTLTFNSVQHSDNGDYQCSAYNPLSNMTSPDYRLTVNYGPEMPIITGPALGETGHSVIFNCSASSQPLSQFSWFFNGSQLATGSVYKIGPLTLASHGEYTCVAFNNITGRNNTVSKMLTVVEAIKSVMVKRSKIPIASDNLTLTCDVTGRYDTIYWMKDNLSLVLNNTLNSDITISNNSLHFSPVQVYNNGNYQCVATNIFGPHTSPKYQLLVNYGPLSVNISGPVSVVIGSVITATLKCSANSQPTSEYGWKFNNQSVLGTGPLMAVVASLENAGDYTCVAKNPVTNISMSKTITLDVTGYSPAPPFQSRVGLMLMALLALSLCF, from the exons ATGACCAGCCCAGAATACAGACTGACCGTCAACT ATGGTCCAGAGAGACCTGTTATCACGAGTCCGGATATAGCGATGACAGGACACAGCGTGACcttcaactgctcggcctcctctcagcctctcagccagTTCAGCTGGTTCTTCAATGGTTCCCAGGTGGCAACCTGCTCAGTGTATAAGACTAGCCCACTGACCTTAGCCAGTCTTGGGGAGTACACCTGTGTGGCCTTCAACAACATCACTGGAAGAAACAGCACTGTCTCCAAGATGCTCACCGTCATTG ACCCAGTAACCATGGCCACGGTGAAAGTCATCGGTGCCCAGCCAATAGCAGACTACATGTTTACTCTGACCTGTGAGACCGCTGGAAGCATTTACTCCATTCACTGGATAAGGAACGGCTGGCCTCTGTATGCTGACAACAGAACAGACTTCTCTATGAACAACAATACACTGACATTCAACTCTGTCCAGCATTCTGACAACGGAGACTATCAGTGTTCTGCCTACAACCCCCTGAGCAACATGACCAGCCCAGACTACAGACTGACCGTCAACT ATGGACCGGAGATGCCTATTATAACAGGACCAGCATTAGGAGAAACAGGACACAGCGTGATcttcaactgctcggcctcctctcagcctctcagccagTTCAGCTGGTTCTTCAATGGTTCCCAGCTGGCGACTGGCTCAGTTTATAAGATTGGCTCACTGACCTTAGCCAGTCATGGGGAGTACACCTGCGTGGCCTTCAACAACATCACTGGCAGAAACAGCACTGTCTCCAAGATGCTCACTGTTGTTG CACCTGTGACCATGAGCATTGTGAAAGTCATTGGAGCCCAGCCAATACTGAACGAGAAATTCTCTCTGACCTGTGAGACCGCTGGAACGGTTTACTCCATTCACTGGATGAGGAACGGCTGGCCTCTGTATGCTGACAACAGAACAGACTTCTCTATGAACAACAATACACTGACATTCAACTCTGTCCAGCATTCTGACAACGGAGACTATCAGTGTTCTGCCTACAACCCCCTGAGCAACATGACCAGCCCAGAATACAGACTGACCGTCAACT ATGGTCCAGAGAGACCTGTTATCATGAGTCCGGATATAGCGATGACAGGACACAGCGTGACcttcaactgctcggcctcctctcagcctctcagccagTTCAGCTGGTTCTTCAATGGTTCCCAGGTGGCAACTGGCTCAGTGTATAAGACTAGCCCACTGACCTTAGCCAGTCTTGGGGAGTACACCTGTGTGGCCTTCAACAACATCACTGGAAGAAACAGCACTGTCTCCAAGATGCTCACCGTCATTG ACCCAATAACCATGGCCACGGTGAAAGTCATCGGTGCCCAGCCAATAGCAGACTACATGTTTACTCTGACCTGTGAGACCGCTGGAAGCATTTACTCCATTCACTGGATGAGGAACGGCTGGCCTCTGTATGCTGACAACAGAACAGACTTCTCTATGAACAACAATACACTGACATTCAACTCTGTCCAGCATTCTGACAACGGAGACTATCAGTGTTCTGCCTACAACCCCCTGAGCAACATGACCAGCCCAGACTACAGACTGACCGTCAACT ATGGACCGGAGATGCCTATTATAACAGGACCAGCATTAGGAGAAACAGGACACAGCGTGATcttcaactgctcggcctcctctcagcctctcagccagTTCAGCTGGTTCTTCAATGGTTCCCAGCTGGCGACTGGCTCAGTTTATAAGATTGGCCCACTGACCTTAGCCAGTCATGGGGAGTACACCTGTGTGGCCTTCAACAACATCACTGGCAGAAACAACACTGTCTCCAAGATGCTCACTGTTGTTG aGGCTATAAAGTCGGTGATGGTAAAACGAAGCAAAATACCGATAGCATCTGAcaacctaaccctgacctgtgATGTCACCGGGCGCTATGACACCATCTACTGGATGAAGGACAACCTGTCTTTGGTCCTGAACAACACCTTGAACTCTGACATCACCATCTCCAACAACTCTCTGCACTTCAGTCCAGTCCAGGTGTATAACAATGGAAACTATCAGTGTGTCGCCACCAACATCTTTGGTCCACACACCAGCCCTAAATACCAGCTACTGGTGAACT ATGGCCCTCTGAGTGTGAACATCTCTGGCCCAGTGTCAGTGGTGATTGGCTCAGTAATCACAGCTACGCTGAAGTGCTCTGCCAACTCCCAGCCAACCAGCGAGTACGGGTGGAAATTCAACAACCAATCAGTGCTGGGGACTGGTCCTTTGATGGCTGTTGTCGCCTCCTTGGAGAATGCAGGGGACTACACTTGTGTGGCCAAGAACCCTGTGACCAACATCTCAATGTCCAAGACCATCACTCTGGATGTCACTG gCTACTCGCCTGCCCCTCCATTCCAGTCCAGAGTTGGTCTGATGCTGATGGCCctgctagctctctctctctgcttctga
- the LOC123482074 gene encoding carcinoembryonic antigen-related cell adhesion molecule 8-like, producing the protein MEPDLNAVVTLSVQELISNVTLRANAIDLVELNDTAIFTCSVSSGTSLSYRWLNGSSEVTASDRVRLGGGNSTLTIVSVTRYDEGPFRCEVINGISNGTSQPIGLNVRYGPSNLTMMVLPEMTIGHTACQYGL; encoded by the exons ATGGAGCCTGACCTGAACGCTGTGGTGACTTTGTCTGTCCAGG AGCTCATTTCAAACGTGACTCTAAGGGCCAACGCCATTGATCTAGTGGAATTGAACGATACTGCCATTTTCACCTGCTCCGTCTCCTCTGGCACTTCCCTCTCTTACCGCTGGCTGAATGGCAGCTCAGAGGTAACAGCCAGTGACAGAGTTCGGCTTGGTGGTGGGAACAGCACTCTCACCATAGTCAGTGTGACACGATACGATGAAGGGCCTTTCAGATGTGAGGTCATCAACGGAATCAGCAATGGCACCAGCCAACCCATTGGCCTCAATGTTAGAT ATGGCCCAAGTAACCTCACCATGATGGTACTTCCTGAGATGACCATAGGACATACAGCCTGTCAATACGGGCTCTGA